A single genomic interval of Brevundimonas diminuta harbors:
- the mutL gene encoding DNA mismatch repair endonuclease MutL produces MPIRRLSPETVNRIAAGEVVERPASAIKELVENALDAGGRNIEIQADGGGLSRILIADDGKGIPREELPLAIERHATSKLEPDDAGDVDLLRIHTLGFRGEALPSIGSVARLSITTRSRDETDAWAITVEGGETRPLAPAPFPGPHGARVEVRDLFYATPARLKFMKSERSEAMAISEEIKRQAMAHEAVAFTLSLDGKVTLRLPAEHPGDEGRLKRLSALLGRDFEANALLIDQERDGVRLSGYAGLPTYSRGNAAHQYLFVNGRPVKDRLLQGALRGAYADFLARDRHPAAVLFLDIDPLYVDVNVHPAKAEVRFRDPALVRGLIVGALRHALHAAGHRASTTVAADALSGFQPHTGVASGPAYSPSAPSAQGFSGWTGWSQPAAAAQVLPGLNERSARVEPSWDGPAWPSPSADASPISHEPRFTAHAPADPLDYPLGAARGQLHANYIVAQTRDGLVIVDQHAAHERLVYERMKAQMAEGSVTRQALLTPEVVDLDPAEAERVAGRAEELAEMGLIVEAFGAGAVLVRETPAMLGDTDVQGLIRDIADDLSEHGQALSLKERLAAICGTMACHGSVRSGRVLSAPEMNALLRQMEATPHSGQCNHGRPTYVELKLHDLEKLFGRR; encoded by the coding sequence ATGCCCATCCGCCGCCTTTCCCCCGAAACCGTCAACCGCATCGCCGCCGGCGAGGTGGTCGAGCGGCCGGCCAGCGCCATCAAGGAACTGGTCGAGAACGCCCTGGACGCCGGCGGCCGCAACATCGAGATCCAGGCCGACGGCGGCGGCCTGTCGCGCATCCTGATCGCCGACGACGGCAAGGGCATTCCGCGCGAGGAACTGCCGCTGGCCATCGAGCGCCACGCCACCTCCAAGCTTGAGCCGGACGACGCCGGCGACGTCGACCTGCTGCGCATCCACACCCTGGGCTTCCGGGGCGAGGCCCTGCCTTCGATTGGCTCGGTCGCCCGCCTGTCGATCACCACCCGATCCCGCGACGAAACCGACGCCTGGGCCATCACGGTCGAGGGCGGCGAGACCCGTCCCCTGGCCCCCGCCCCCTTCCCCGGCCCGCACGGCGCGCGGGTCGAGGTGCGCGACCTCTTCTACGCCACCCCCGCCCGGCTCAAGTTCATGAAGTCCGAGCGGTCCGAGGCCATGGCCATCTCAGAGGAGATCAAGCGCCAGGCCATGGCGCACGAGGCCGTCGCCTTCACCCTGTCGCTGGACGGCAAGGTCACCCTGCGCCTGCCCGCCGAACACCCCGGCGACGAAGGCCGGCTGAAGCGGCTGTCCGCCCTGCTGGGCCGCGACTTCGAGGCCAACGCCCTGTTGATCGATCAGGAACGCGACGGCGTGCGCCTGTCGGGCTATGCGGGCCTGCCCACCTATTCGCGCGGCAATGCGGCGCATCAGTATCTGTTCGTCAACGGCCGCCCGGTGAAGGACCGGCTGCTGCAAGGCGCCCTGCGCGGGGCCTACGCCGACTTTCTGGCGCGCGACCGGCATCCGGCCGCCGTCCTGTTTCTCGACATCGATCCGCTCTATGTCGACGTCAACGTCCACCCCGCCAAGGCCGAGGTCCGGTTCCGCGATCCGGCCCTGGTGCGCGGCCTGATCGTCGGCGCCCTGCGGCACGCGCTCCACGCCGCCGGCCATCGCGCCTCGACAACCGTCGCGGCCGACGCCCTGTCGGGTTTTCAGCCCCACACCGGTGTCGCATCCGGCCCCGCCTACAGCCCCAGCGCCCCGTCGGCGCAAGGCTTCAGCGGCTGGACCGGCTGGTCCCAGCCCGCTGCGGCCGCGCAAGTTCTCCCCGGCCTCAACGAACGCAGCGCCCGCGTCGAACCCAGCTGGGACGGCCCCGCATGGCCGTCGCCATCCGCCGATGCCTCCCCGATCAGTCACGAGCCACGATTCACCGCTCACGCTCCGGCCGACCCCCTTGACTACCCCCTGGGCGCCGCGCGGGGGCAGCTCCACGCCAACTACATCGTCGCCCAGACCCGCGACGGCCTGGTCATCGTCGATCAGCACGCGGCGCATGAGCGGCTGGTCTATGAACGGATGAAGGCCCAGATGGCCGAGGGGTCCGTGACCCGCCAGGCCCTGCTGACGCCCGAGGTGGTCGATCTGGACCCCGCCGAGGCCGAGCGCGTCGCCGGGCGGGCCGAGGAACTGGCCGAGATGGGCCTGATCGTCGAGGCCTTCGGCGCCGGCGCCGTCCTGGTGCGCGAGACCCCGGCCATGCTGGGCGATACGGATGTTCAGGGCCTGATCCGCGACATCGCCGACGACCTGTCCGAACACGGCCAGGCCCTGTCGCTCAAGGAACGTCTCGCCGCCATCTGCGGAACCATGGCCTGCCACGGCAGCGTCCGCTCAGGCCGCGTCCTCTCGGCGCCGGAGATGAACGCCCTGCTCCGCCAGATGGAAGCCACCCCCCACTCCGGCCAATGCAACCACGGCCGCCCGACCTATGTGGAGCTGAAGCTGCACGATCTGGAGAAGCTGTTCGGGAGACGGTGA
- a CDS encoding TMEM175 family protein, with product MTDQTADVVPQKDHSLDRLLLFSDGVFAIAITLLAIELHVPEGWNGQWASLWAERWPMFTAFALSFAIIGVFWNTHRRVFARMTGFSNGVMLFNMLALAGVVLMPFATTLLYEQPRNGEGAWIYLSLVALVGVMHAGAYGWAAFVTDAIRPRPHWAVRATVVVTHALMPGLACALSFFLMARGVGLLAAMTALALGLLIAGRVWVGRRFGGTA from the coding sequence ATGACCGACCAGACGGCGGACGTTGTTCCGCAAAAGGATCACAGCCTGGACCGGCTGCTGCTGTTCTCGGACGGGGTGTTCGCCATCGCCATCACCCTGCTGGCCATCGAACTGCATGTGCCCGAAGGCTGGAACGGACAGTGGGCCAGCCTGTGGGCCGAGCGGTGGCCGATGTTCACGGCCTTCGCGCTGAGCTTCGCCATCATCGGCGTGTTCTGGAACACGCACCGGCGAGTGTTCGCCCGCATGACCGGGTTCAGCAACGGGGTGATGCTGTTCAACATGCTGGCCCTGGCGGGGGTGGTGCTGATGCCGTTCGCCACGACCCTGCTCTACGAACAGCCGCGCAACGGCGAGGGGGCCTGGATCTATTTGAGCCTGGTGGCGCTGGTCGGCGTGATGCATGCCGGCGCCTATGGCTGGGCCGCCTTCGTGACCGATGCGATCCGGCCGCGGCCGCATTGGGCGGTGCGCGCCACGGTGGTCGTGACCCATGCCCTGATGCCCGGGCTGGCCTGCGCGCTGAGCTTCTTTCTGATGGCGCGGGGCGTGGGGCTGCTGGCGGCCATGACGGCGCTGGCGCTGGGTCTGTTGATCGCCGGCCGGGTCTGGGTCGGACGCCGTTTTGGCGGAACGGCCTGA
- a CDS encoding pseudouridine synthase has protein sequence MVRHTDDNDKKPRARQDERSPRPFKSSGPRKSGDGTRSFGDKPRGPREDGAKRFGDKPDRPRSDRAGGKDGKSKTPETPLRAERIAKTMARAGIASRREVERLIGLGKVAVNGRILDTPATLVTRDDVITVDGKPIGSTQATRVWRYHKPAGLLTSHSDPTGRPTVFDALPAGLPRVISVGRLDLATEGLLLLTNDGELSRALELPSTSLVRQYRARARGKITQEQLDALKDGVVVDGVSYGPIEAKLDKAKESKSEDGKAPANLWISVSITEGKNREVRKVLESVGLTVNRLIRLAYGPFRLDVLPVGSVEEVGPRVIRELLADYIRPENLPTGNTVETPAPIPGRRVSTPIVKGRSGSAMSDPSRKPSRVRAAETAQADAVERRERPPKKEGWAKAAPKFEHSKSFKPRERTAPAGDRPAREDGDRPKRAFKPRDDQFIDDRRGKPGGKPTGRAGSGPRAGGPGGKPSGGRDFKPRTGGGGKPAGPSGTSGRGPGGKPRSPR, from the coding sequence ATGGTCCGCCATACAGACGACAACGACAAGAAGCCCCGCGCCCGTCAAGACGAACGGTCGCCCCGGCCCTTTAAATCCTCCGGTCCCCGCAAGAGCGGCGACGGGACGAGATCATTCGGCGACAAGCCGCGCGGCCCTCGCGAAGACGGCGCCAAGCGTTTCGGCGACAAGCCTGATCGGCCCCGCAGCGACCGTGCCGGCGGCAAGGACGGCAAGTCCAAGACGCCGGAAACGCCCCTGCGCGCCGAGCGAATCGCCAAGACCATGGCCCGCGCCGGCATCGCCTCGCGCCGCGAGGTCGAGCGGCTGATCGGTCTGGGCAAGGTGGCGGTCAACGGCCGCATCCTGGATACGCCAGCGACGCTGGTGACGCGCGACGACGTGATCACGGTGGACGGCAAGCCCATTGGTTCGACCCAGGCGACGCGCGTCTGGCGCTATCACAAGCCGGCGGGTCTGTTGACCAGCCATAGCGATCCGACGGGTCGCCCGACGGTGTTCGACGCCCTGCCGGCCGGTCTGCCGCGCGTGATCTCGGTCGGACGGCTCGACCTAGCGACCGAAGGCCTGCTGCTGCTTACCAACGACGGCGAGCTGAGCCGGGCGCTGGAGCTGCCCTCGACCTCGCTTGTGCGTCAATACCGGGCGCGGGCGCGGGGCAAGATCACCCAGGAACAGCTGGACGCGCTGAAGGACGGCGTGGTCGTGGACGGCGTGTCCTATGGTCCCATCGAGGCCAAGCTGGACAAGGCCAAGGAGTCCAAGTCGGAGGACGGCAAGGCGCCGGCGAACCTGTGGATCTCGGTCTCGATCACCGAGGGCAAGAACCGCGAAGTCAGAAAGGTGCTGGAGTCCGTCGGCCTGACGGTCAACCGGCTGATCCGCCTGGCTTACGGCCCGTTCCGCCTGGACGTGCTGCCGGTCGGGTCGGTGGAAGAGGTCGGGCCGCGCGTGATCCGCGAGCTGCTGGCCGACTACATCCGGCCCGAGAACCTGCCGACCGGCAATACGGTCGAGACGCCCGCGCCCATCCCCGGCCGTCGGGTGTCGACGCCCATCGTCAAGGGCCGGTCGGGTTCGGCCATGTCGGACCCGTCGCGCAAACCCAGCCGCGTCCGCGCCGCCGAGACGGCCCAGGCGGATGCGGTCGAGCGCCGCGAGCGTCCGCCCAAGAAGGAAGGCTGGGCCAAGGCCGCGCCCAAGTTCGAGCACTCCAAGAGCTTCAAGCCGCGCGAGCGCACGGCCCCGGCCGGGGACCGCCCGGCGCGTGAGGATGGAGATCGGCCCAAGCGCGCCTTCAAGCCGCGCGACGACCAGTTCATCGACGATCGGCGCGGCAAGCCCGGCGGCAAGCCGACGGGACGCGCCGGTTCCGGCCCTCGCGCAGGTGGTCCTGGCGGAAAGCCGAGCGGCGGCCGCGACTTCAAGCCTCGCACGGGCGGCGGCGGCAAGCCGGCCGGTCCATCGGGAACGAGCGGACGCGGACCCGGCGGCAAGCCCCGTTCGCCGCGCTGA
- a CDS encoding MliC family protein, whose product MFKPDLPQSIVFSGLAALALLTACGADPDKAPRTGDEVKERAIEAQTARQRTGAEIQDRTLNRVVHTVYLCDNGERLSVDFDNPRQMATIRNSSGEAIDLYQERAADGIWYRASNVELRGKGVLATWSVEGRQPTECRAVD is encoded by the coding sequence TTGTTCAAGCCGGATCTGCCGCAGTCGATCGTGTTCAGCGGCCTCGCCGCCCTGGCCCTCCTCACCGCCTGCGGCGCCGATCCCGACAAGGCGCCGCGCACTGGCGACGAGGTCAAGGAACGCGCCATCGAGGCCCAGACCGCCCGCCAGCGCACCGGCGCGGAAATCCAGGACCGCACCCTGAACCGCGTCGTGCACACCGTCTATCTTTGCGACAACGGCGAGCGCCTGTCGGTCGATTTCGACAACCCGCGCCAGATGGCCACCATCCGCAACTCTTCCGGCGAGGCCATCGACCTGTATCAGGAGCGCGCCGCCGACGGCATCTGGTACCGCGCCTCCAACGTCGAACTGCGCGGCAAAGGCGTCCTCGCCACCTGGTCGGTCGAAGGCCGCCAGCCGACGGAATGCCGGGCGGTGGACTAA
- the tadA gene encoding tRNA adenosine(34) deaminase TadA has translation MRMALDQAQAAADAGEVPVGAILVDPASGEVISTGANGPIAAHDPTAHAEIVAMRRAATALDNYRLTGLTLYVTLEPCAMCAGAISHARIGRVVWAADDAKGGAVIHGPRLFEQPTCHWRPTTDSGLLADEASSLLKSFFRQRRGTATGGAR, from the coding sequence ATGCGCATGGCGCTGGACCAAGCGCAAGCGGCGGCGGACGCAGGAGAGGTGCCCGTGGGCGCAATTCTTGTCGATCCTGCTTCAGGTGAGGTAATTTCGACCGGCGCCAACGGTCCGATTGCGGCCCACGACCCCACCGCCCACGCCGAGATCGTCGCCATGCGGCGCGCGGCGACGGCGCTGGACAACTATCGCCTGACCGGCCTGACCCTCTATGTGACGCTAGAGCCCTGCGCCATGTGCGCCGGCGCCATCAGCCATGCCCGCATCGGCCGCGTCGTGTGGGCCGCCGACGATGCCAAAGGCGGCGCTGTCATCCACGGTCCACGCCTGTTCGAACAACCAACCTGCCACTGGCGCCCGACGACGGACTCAGGCCTTCTGGCAGACGAGGCGTCGTCGCTGCTCAAATCCTTCTTCCGTCAAAGACGGGGAACGGCGACAGGCGGCGCACGTTAG
- the topA gene encoding type I DNA topoisomerase gives MNLVIVESPAKAKTINKYLGSDYEVLASYGHVRDLPSKDGSVLPDDDFSMHWEADAKGAKRLSEIAEAAKRADRVILATDPDREGEAISWHVLEVLNKKKALKDTHVERVTFNAITKSAVLDAMANPRQIDMELVEAYLARRALDYLVGFTLSPVLWRKLPGARSAGRVQSVALRIVVDREMEIEKFKAQEYWSIEADLNADSPPFTARLVKHAGKRIQRLDIKDEATASAARAAIAAGDFTINAVEKKPVRRNPAPPFTTSTLQQEAARKLGFSAQRTMQAAQKLYEGVDETGGLITYMRTDGVQTTPEGIAQAREVISQAFGPAFVPQEPRYYKTKAKNAQEAHEAIRPTNIARHPDSLRLESDLQRLYELIWKRMVASQMEAARMDRTTVDIETADGQTGLRATGQVVTFDGFLAVYEEGRDEKQKGAEDDESDDTSRLPSLKEGAKAKVDAIRTDQHFTEPPPRYSEATLVKKLEELGIGRPSTYASTLSTLRDREYVRVDKNRFYPEDKGRLVTAFLEQFFRKWVEYDFTAALETQLDEVSAGQLDWKVLLRNFWQDFHAATQAAGELRTTAILDALNESLGAHIFPDKGDGTDPRECPLCHQGQLSLKTSRFGAFIGCDRYPECKYTRPVASPSAEDGSAESGDRELGVDPETGQPVQLKIGRFGPYVEITPPEGDKPKRSSLPKGWSPASLTLDQALRLLALPREVGVHPEDGKMITAGLGRYGPFVLHAGTYANVSDIDEVFEVGLNRAVALLAEKRAGRPGRGAAAAPLKDLGAHPETGEPIHVMAGRFGPYVKSGKINATLPKGTAPEDLTLEDALPLLAAKAGAAPKKKAPAKKAAAPKKAAAKKPAAKKAPAKKAAKSKTED, from the coding sequence ATGAACCTCGTCATCGTCGAGAGCCCCGCAAAGGCCAAGACCATCAATAAGTATTTGGGCTCGGACTATGAGGTCCTGGCCTCGTACGGCCACGTGCGCGATCTGCCGTCCAAGGATGGCTCGGTCCTGCCCGACGACGACTTCTCCATGCATTGGGAAGCCGACGCCAAGGGCGCCAAACGCCTGTCCGAAATCGCCGAGGCAGCCAAGCGCGCCGACCGCGTCATCCTGGCGACCGACCCCGACCGCGAAGGGGAGGCCATCAGCTGGCACGTGCTGGAAGTGCTGAACAAGAAGAAGGCGCTGAAGGACACCCACGTCGAACGCGTCACCTTCAACGCCATCACCAAGTCCGCCGTGCTCGACGCCATGGCCAATCCGCGTCAGATCGACATGGAGCTGGTCGAAGCCTATCTGGCCCGCCGCGCGCTGGACTACCTCGTCGGCTTCACCCTCTCGCCAGTCCTGTGGCGCAAGCTGCCGGGCGCCCGCTCGGCCGGCCGCGTCCAATCCGTGGCGCTGCGCATCGTCGTCGATCGCGAGATGGAGATCGAGAAGTTCAAGGCTCAGGAATACTGGTCTATCGAGGCCGACCTGAACGCCGACAGCCCGCCCTTCACCGCTCGCCTGGTCAAGCACGCCGGCAAGCGCATCCAGCGTCTGGACATCAAGGACGAGGCGACGGCTTCCGCCGCCCGCGCGGCCATCGCCGCCGGCGACTTCACCATCAATGCGGTCGAAAAGAAGCCCGTTCGCCGCAATCCGGCCCCGCCCTTCACCACCTCGACCCTGCAGCAGGAAGCGGCGCGCAAGCTCGGCTTCTCGGCCCAGCGCACCATGCAGGCGGCGCAGAAACTGTATGAAGGCGTCGACGAGACCGGCGGCCTGATCACCTATATGCGGACCGACGGCGTCCAGACCACGCCGGAGGGCATCGCCCAGGCGCGCGAGGTCATCAGCCAAGCGTTCGGCCCGGCCTTCGTCCCGCAAGAACCGCGCTACTACAAGACCAAGGCCAAGAATGCTCAGGAAGCGCACGAAGCGATCCGGCCGACCAACATCGCCCGCCATCCCGACAGCCTGCGCCTCGAATCCGATCTTCAGCGCCTCTATGAACTGATCTGGAAACGGATGGTCGCCTCGCAGATGGAGGCGGCCCGGATGGACCGCACCACCGTCGACATCGAGACCGCCGACGGCCAGACGGGTCTGCGCGCCACCGGCCAGGTCGTCACCTTCGACGGCTTCCTCGCCGTCTATGAGGAAGGCCGCGACGAAAAGCAGAAGGGCGCCGAAGACGACGAGAGCGACGACACCAGCCGCCTGCCGTCTCTGAAGGAAGGCGCCAAGGCCAAGGTCGACGCCATCCGCACCGACCAGCATTTCACCGAACCGCCCCCGCGCTATTCGGAAGCCACCCTGGTCAAGAAGCTGGAAGAGCTGGGCATCGGCCGACCCTCGACCTACGCCTCGACCCTGTCGACCCTGCGCGACCGCGAATACGTCCGCGTCGACAAGAACCGCTTCTATCCCGAGGACAAGGGACGGCTGGTCACGGCCTTCCTGGAGCAGTTCTTCAGGAAGTGGGTCGAATACGACTTCACCGCCGCGCTGGAGACCCAGCTCGACGAGGTCTCGGCCGGTCAGCTGGACTGGAAGGTGCTGCTGCGCAACTTCTGGCAGGACTTCCACGCCGCGACCCAAGCCGCCGGCGAACTGCGCACCACCGCCATTCTGGACGCCCTGAACGAAAGCTTGGGCGCCCACATCTTCCCGGACAAGGGCGACGGGACTGATCCGCGCGAGTGCCCCCTGTGCCACCAGGGTCAGCTTAGCCTGAAGACCAGCCGCTTCGGCGCCTTCATCGGCTGCGATCGCTATCCCGAGTGCAAATACACCCGTCCCGTCGCCAGTCCGTCGGCTGAGGACGGCTCGGCCGAGAGCGGTGATCGCGAACTGGGCGTCGATCCGGAGACGGGCCAGCCGGTCCAGCTGAAGATCGGCCGCTTCGGCCCCTATGTCGAAATCACGCCGCCCGAGGGCGACAAGCCCAAACGCTCGTCCCTGCCCAAGGGCTGGTCGCCGGCCTCCCTGACTCTGGACCAGGCCCTGCGCCTGCTGGCCCTGCCGCGCGAGGTCGGGGTCCACCCCGAGGACGGCAAGATGATCACGGCGGGCCTGGGCCGTTACGGACCCTTCGTCCTGCACGCCGGCACCTACGCCAATGTGTCTGACATCGACGAGGTGTTCGAAGTCGGCCTGAACCGCGCCGTCGCCCTGCTGGCGGAAAAGCGCGCCGGTCGTCCCGGCCGCGGCGCGGCTGCGGCTCCGCTCAAGGACCTGGGCGCCCACCCGGAAACGGGCGAGCCGATCCACGTCATGGCCGGCCGCTTCGGCCCTTACGTCAAGTCCGGCAAGATCAACGCCACCCTGCCGAAGGGCACGGCGCCCGAAGACCTGACCCTGGAAGACGCCCTGCCTCTTCTGGCCGCCAAGGCCGGCGCCGCGCCCAAGAAGAAGGCGCCCGCCAAGAAGGCCGCCGCTCCGAAAAAGGCCGCCGCCAAGAAACCAGCCGCCAAGAAGGCTCCGGCGAAGAAGGCCGCCAAGTCCAAGACCGAAGACTGA
- a CDS encoding low molecular weight protein-tyrosine-phosphatase has protein sequence MSSHRGPPSILFVCLGNICRSPLAEAALRAEAERLRLDLIVDSAGTGDWHAGEAPDPRAQATARRHGVEISGLKARQVTQADFRRFTHVIALDHDNLKNLRRLRPADATAELSLLLDHVPRREGQAVADPYFGDDDGFEITWAEVTAAAKALVAKL, from the coding sequence ATGAGCAGCCACCGGGGACCGCCCTCCATCCTCTTCGTCTGCCTCGGCAACATCTGTCGCTCTCCCCTCGCCGAGGCCGCCCTGCGCGCCGAGGCTGAGCGGCTCCGGCTCGACCTGATCGTCGATTCCGCCGGGACCGGGGACTGGCATGCGGGCGAGGCGCCGGACCCGCGGGCGCAGGCGACGGCGCGACGTCATGGGGTCGAGATTTCGGGGTTGAAGGCGCGGCAGGTGACGCAGGCGGACTTTCGCCGCTTCACCCACGTCATCGCCCTGGACCACGACAATCTGAAAAACCTGCGCCGCCTGCGTCCCGCCGATGCGACCGCCGAGCTCAGCCTGCTGCTCGACCACGTCCCCCGCCGCGAGGGTCAGGCCGTCGCCGACCCCTATTTTGGCGACGACGACGGTTTCGAAATCACCTGGGCCGAGGTGACGGCGGCGGCGAAAGCTTTGGTCGCCAAGCTGTAA
- a CDS encoding XRE family transcriptional regulator codes for MSVGAGTERQTAKPIPERIREAREARGYSAEIFAERLGVTRQAVAQYETGQASPSGEVMRKIVVETAQPVAFFTTMPSRAGEPKSPFFRSLKRMEQQQRKRIIRRLQWAGDITTMISRFIDLPQLSLPTVWFDADRDDVEEIEAAAEALRDHWNLGRGPIRDLAEVLERHGVILVRERVDCLDMDAVSCWIGGRAFILLSAEVTSGPRDKFNLAHELGHLVMHSDVEINSDNLDRIERQANRFASAFLMPSESFSREVLGTSIDYFLALKERWGVSIVAMAYRCRDLNILSENQFSYIFRQMNARKIRKVEPLDDYFPVAKPNVLQQGIEMLVEHGVFTREQIESSLSMNMADVESLSGVNSGYLDRRIVKLQFANQN; via the coding sequence ATGAGTGTCGGTGCTGGGACCGAAAGGCAGACAGCCAAGCCTATCCCGGAGCGTATCCGAGAGGCGCGGGAAGCGCGCGGCTATAGCGCAGAGATTTTCGCTGAACGGTTGGGCGTCACGCGCCAAGCTGTCGCTCAATATGAAACAGGCCAAGCCTCTCCAAGCGGAGAGGTTATGAGAAAGATTGTGGTTGAGACTGCCCAACCTGTGGCATTCTTTACCACAATGCCCTCGCGTGCCGGAGAACCTAAGTCACCCTTCTTCCGCAGCCTGAAGCGAATGGAGCAGCAGCAGCGCAAGCGTATCATTCGTCGCCTGCAATGGGCTGGCGACATTACAACTATGATAAGCCGGTTCATAGACTTGCCACAGCTTAGCTTACCGACCGTATGGTTCGACGCTGATCGAGACGACGTTGAAGAAATCGAAGCTGCTGCCGAAGCCCTTAGAGATCATTGGAATTTGGGAAGAGGCCCCATCCGCGATCTTGCAGAAGTTCTCGAACGACATGGCGTGATTTTAGTTCGAGAACGCGTTGACTGCTTAGATATGGATGCCGTTAGTTGCTGGATCGGGGGCCGAGCCTTTATTCTCCTATCAGCCGAAGTCACAAGCGGGCCAAGAGACAAGTTCAATCTCGCACACGAGCTTGGACACTTGGTTATGCACTCTGATGTCGAGATCAACTCTGACAATCTAGATCGAATCGAGCGACAAGCTAACCGGTTCGCGAGTGCATTCCTCATGCCATCAGAGTCGTTTAGCCGAGAGGTACTTGGAACTTCGATTGACTATTTCTTAGCTCTCAAAGAGCGCTGGGGAGTATCTATCGTCGCAATGGCTTATCGATGCCGCGACCTGAACATCCTCTCAGAAAATCAGTTCTCGTACATATTTAGGCAGATGAACGCCCGAAAGATTAGAAAAGTAGAACCTCTTGACGATTATTTCCCCGTAGCCAAACCCAACGTCTTGCAACAGGGAATTGAGATGCTTGTTGAGCATGGCGTTTTCACGAGAGAGCAGATTGAAAGCTCTCTCTCCATGAACATGGCGGATGTAGAGTCTTTATCCGGCGTGAATTCGGGATATTTGGACCGACGGATTGTAAAATTACAATTCGCCAACCAAAACTGA
- the rsmD gene encoding 16S rRNA (guanine(966)-N(2))-methyltransferase RsmD: protein MRIVAGSLKGRAIVAPEGQGTRPTSDRARQAVFNVLEHAAWGESLQGLRVIDLYAGSGALGFEAVSRGAGFCLFVETDDGARGAIRENADAYGLMGCTRVHRRSATDLGVRPGPIAEAFDLAFLDPPYAKGLGEQTLARLIEGSWLKPGALVVFERGSDEPEIDTPGYQRLDARDYGAARVLFLKVSPTAE, encoded by the coding sequence ATGCGGATCGTCGCCGGAAGTCTGAAGGGCCGGGCCATCGTCGCGCCGGAGGGGCAGGGCACGCGTCCGACCTCGGACCGCGCGCGCCAGGCCGTGTTCAACGTGCTGGAACACGCCGCCTGGGGCGAGAGCCTGCAAGGCTTGCGGGTCATCGACCTGTACGCCGGTTCGGGCGCCCTGGGGTTCGAGGCGGTCAGCCGGGGCGCGGGCTTCTGCCTGTTCGTCGAGACGGACGACGGGGCGCGCGGCGCGATCCGTGAGAACGCCGACGCCTATGGGCTGATGGGATGCACGCGGGTGCATCGCCGAAGCGCGACGGACCTGGGCGTGCGGCCCGGCCCGATCGCCGAGGCGTTCGACCTGGCGTTTCTGGACCCGCCCTATGCCAAGGGGTTGGGGGAACAAACGCTGGCGCGGCTGATCGAGGGAAGCTGGCTCAAGCCCGGCGCCCTGGTGGTGTTCGAGCGCGGTTCCGACGAGCCGGAGATCGACACCCCCGGCTATCAGCGGCTGGACGCGCGTGACTATGGCGCAGCCAGGGTGCTGTTCCTGAAGGTTTCGCCGACAGCCGAGTGA
- a CDS encoding GNAT family N-acetyltransferase: protein MRIAGVPLEDRFVRLEPFEEGLKAEVKAALDCDPEAWDIMVAPAYGDHFEVWWNAALAAMQAQTRIAYAVRRRSNGAVVGTTSLYEINPAYRRCEIGSTFYRPEARGGAINPACKRLLLGHAFDAGAVRVEIITDAVNAHSQAAILKLGAKAEGVLRKHKITWTGRARDTAMFAVIDDDWPEVRQTLDRRLAAFA, encoded by the coding sequence ATGCGGATCGCCGGGGTCCCGCTGGAGGACCGCTTCGTGCGGCTGGAGCCGTTCGAGGAAGGACTGAAAGCCGAGGTCAAGGCCGCGCTGGATTGCGATCCTGAGGCCTGGGACATCATGGTCGCGCCGGCCTATGGCGATCATTTCGAGGTCTGGTGGAATGCCGCGCTGGCGGCGATGCAGGCGCAGACGCGGATCGCCTATGCGGTGCGGCGGCGCTCGAACGGGGCGGTGGTCGGGACGACCAGCCTGTACGAGATCAACCCCGCCTATCGCCGCTGCGAGATCGGCTCGACCTTCTATCGGCCCGAGGCGCGGGGCGGGGCGATCAACCCGGCCTGCAAGCGGCTGTTACTCGGTCATGCCTTCGATGCGGGCGCGGTTCGGGTCGAAATCATCACCGACGCCGTCAACGCCCACAGCCAGGCCGCCATCCTGAAGCTGGGCGCCAAGGCCGAAGGCGTGCTAAGGAAGCACAAGATCACCTGGACCGGCCGGGCCCGCGACACCGCCATGTTCGCTGTCATCGACGACGACTGGCCCGAGGTGCGCCAGACGCTGGACCGGCGCTTAGCGGCGTTCGCTTAG